The Rhinatrema bivittatum chromosome 10, aRhiBiv1.1, whole genome shotgun sequence DNA segment GCCCGTGCGGGCCTTCGAAAATCAACCCTGCTGTGAATATCATGAACACACAAACTGAAGTTTGAAATGTAAAAAACCGTTGTgtcatgtatattttacaggaacatcggtatagaaaagctaaaaaaataaataaataaaacagccaATCAGAAAGCAGCTTCAGTCTGGTTTCACTCTAATCAGAAAGCTGAGGTAAAAGCAGGGGAAagaaataatcaaatacatattttctaaaagttagcatctgatttgttttgaagagACTTCACAGAAGTCCTTGGAAAAAACCAAACAGCACTCAGAGTCTCAGCGAGGGTGGGAGTTGGTGCGGGAGGGCAATGATCAGACCACAAAAGCTTTGAAGAGGAGACCATGGTTTGACTCTCCTATGATTCCCACCGTGTGTGACCTCCAGCAATACATTTAGCCCTGCTATGGTCTATAAGCTCTTCAGGACAGGGAGAGTTTAACTTACAAGTCTAAAATCTGTAAACTACAGGAGACCCTATGAATTCAGGACACATTCTGATGGGACGCAATGAACAGCAATGGCAGCCACTCAGTCAGATGCAGAAACTCCTGCTTAACAGAGGCTGAAAAGCGACAGCCGTTTGAGAACTGAGCATCTGAAGGGCCTTTAATTACCAGCACAAGACCCCTGTCAGAAAATCCAAGAGCAAGGCTGCAGAATGCAAAAAATGTGAAGAGGTATTGCACGTGTTTTCTTGGGCAGTTTCCCCCCTAGCGGAACAGGCATGCGGAGAGACCCTCCACATGCTCAGCTCTCCTCTCAGGCTTTTCTGTAACTCCTGCCGGACCGGCACAAGAGTGTGCATCCAGACCGGTCCCTGACGAGACTGGGGAAATCCATGGCGGTGAGCAGGGATTGCGCCCGAGCTCATCTGACCAAGCACTACACCAAAAAGGCCTGGAGAGCAAGAGAAGTCCGAGAGCCTGCCCTTAAAAACGGCCCCAATGccatttttttgttcatttctttcccaatgcacacatttacagACGAAGTTTGCCGAAGATGGCAGGATCAAATTCCAGTTCCTCTTCGCCAGCACGCTCCCCGTCCTCCGGGGAAGCGCGTGCGCCATCGTTTTTCCTTGCTTGCTTTTTCCTCCTGCGGGTATACACGGATCTCGAGCCCTGGACTTCCAGCACCGATTTCCCAAGAATGCCTTCGCTTCTCAAAGCAGACTGCAAGCAACTGTAAAACCTGCACAGAAGCAAAACACTTTGGCTGTTACCTTGCAAAAGTCTCTTTAGATTATgcaagttccaaaaaaaaaaataaaatcctgttaaggaaagaaaaacagaaaaaaaaatggtaaaactgaCGATCTGTCAAGTATACAGAGCAAAAAGTGGTCCCTTTCCCTGCTGGGAcaccccctcccagccccatccTTTAAAAGCTATGGGGAAGAGGGGCTCTGGTCCTACAGACGTTGcaaggctcacacacacaccgcTCGATCCGCTTCGTGTTTTCTTCCAGCTTTCCATTCGCTATCTGCACGACAAACTCGATATACTCCTCATTCACCAGCAGCTTCCCCATTCGGCTCAATGGGACTTCCAAGCCATGAGTGCTCCGCACAGCCTGACGCCACAcgcagatggagagagaaaagaggggaGATCAATTTCTGGGGACCGCATTCAAAATCTAGCAGACCGCTTTCCTTTAGGAATAACGATTGTGTTAATTATCATCctaacataggaaaaaaaaaaaaaaaaaagactactttGGTCTGACCAATCTGCCCATCTGGGCCTGCTGACTGCACTTGTCACAGGTCTCACTcaatctgtctctttctctctctctgtggatgCCAGGACTCTGCCCCTCTTTTTGCTCCTCCCACctgttccaggtgtccaccaTCCTCTCAGTGAAAAGCCtaacattacataagaacataagaaaatgccatactgggtcagaccaagggtccatcaagcccagcatcctgtttccaacagtggccaatctaagtcacaagtatctggcaagcacccaaaaattaagtctatcccatgctactatgccactaatagcagtggctattctctaagacaacttgattaatagcaggtaatggacttctcctccaagaacttatccaaaccctttttgaacccagctacactgactgcactaaccacatcctctggcaacaaaattccagagctcaactgtgcgttgagtgaaaaagaattttctccaatttgtttctcGCAGCAACCCAAAATTCACGCTGTTCTTCACAAGTACTGTTCTTGGGATTATCCAGCAAGTTTCAATACGATAAaagtaataatttttaaaaatgttggtAGCTCCTTAAATGTTAACTGAGTTCCTTTCCCTTGCATGACCAAATGCTATAAGAAAGAGAGATATTCTGGTACAATACTACAAGGATAATTTCATCTACTTTGCCCCAAGAAGGGACGTAGTGTGAAATCTAACTGCATGACAAACCCAGGACTGAACAGGTCAATGCGGCCTATGTCTTTAGGAAGCTGAACTGCTACCCGAAATAGTAACAATTAGCTCTACTAATATATAATCAGATCAAACCTGATTTGTGCACAGAATTGTTGTGATCTATTGAAATAAACAGGAACCTTTCCTGAAAGTTGAGCATGAAAATAAAAGCCATTTCTGCTGACTGACACCACAGATCAGACCCATACTTGTACGTGTGATACCTCAACAAATCATGCCCGAGCAGACAAACCAGACCTCACCTGCATTCAGCTTTCTACCTGGTGCCCCAGGCTTCCTTTCGTTTCCACTCGCTGGCATTTAACACGCTGCCTACGCCTTacggcagtggtccccaaccctgtcctgggcccccccccccccagtcagtcgggctttcaggatatccccaatgaatatgcatgagagaaaatgtgcatgcactgcctccataacatgcaaattctctctcatgcatattcattgcggatatcctgaaagcccgactgactgagggtgggggggggggggggggccaggacagggttggggaccactgccttatggcactatatctttaaaaaaaaaactaaacaaaccccccccccacatcgtGTTCATCAGAAACACAGAACGGTGCGTTACCATCACAGTTTTCCCCTTTTTGCCAACGGTGATGCCGGAGTTCCTGAAGCCAGCGTTTAAAGCCACCGAGTGCTGCAAAACAGAATAAAAGGATGATAAGGAAGACCCAGCCACACTGGTTCCAAAAACATAGATTTTCTCCTCTAGTTTAACAGACATtttgggggcaatattcaaaaggatttatgtacaCAAAGGCGATTTCACGTTGACTTTTATGTGCACTACAAGGAGGCTTTCTGCGAGGGGGGGCGGAGGTTATGTTAGGGCAAGGACGTGATTTatctggaaacagagaagaagCTGATTCTGCATGcacccatgaattttcaaaaagggggaggggatttaTGCGCATCAGTCAGGCTGAAGGACCCCCAGACTCTAGCCTATGCggactgtttgaaaatgaccctcaatGCGATCAGTGAAAAAGCTGACAACACCCAAACCGGCCACCAGCTGCAACCGCTTCAGTCCCGGTGACCGAGGAGCCAATGCACGTCCGCAACTGAGGCCGTTCTACAAGGATGACCCAGCACAGTATGGACAAGCCGCTGCCTGCACAAACGCCGCACTTCATCCCAAATAACAAAAAGCAGGGCACCCGACACACTGTTCATTTTGGCAATTTGTAATAATCGGTTCggcctgcagtttcctcctgcttctttttttttttttttttacttccagctCAGCTGGAAGCAGGGCTGCGATCCCGGCACCATGAACCTCCATGCACAGCTACCTGGGGATCTCTCTTCCATTTTATAGCCCCTCCCCCACCGCAGTGCACCTCGTCTGGTCCTCGatcaggggccatgcaccagggctctttcTGTCACTCAGAAACCATGGACCCTGAAACAATGACCATAACTCCCACCCTCTGcgccccccgtcccccccccagccccatctGGCTGGGAGTACTGCCTTCCATAGTGCCTTCAGCTGCCCCAAGGAGCAAAAGGTCCAGTCCTGGGGATCGAACAGGTATCCTTATGCATGGCCTCGCACAGCGCCGCTAAACAGCTGGCCCAGTTACACCGTTTATAAACTCAGCAGAAACGAGTTATCAAAAGTCCTCTCATCCCACAGGCAAAGAGGAAAACCTTGCAGGGAGTCAGCCGGGACACTGCCAGCTTTCTGGCATGGTGCGCCGGCACAGATGCAGAATCCAAGGAGGGGCTGCAGGGTCAGGGCAAAACGTTTTAGCTCTAACTGCATTAGTCCCtcttatcccctcccccccaaaaaataaaaataaaaatgtacatttgCCAGACTTGTTCACCCTGAGATTCAGATGGGGAAGGGGTGACAGAGGGAAACTGTCAGAAATTCAATCTGTGAACCTCTGAAGTCCTGCTGATCcccatcctctctcaccccctacTGGTCCTCGCAACTCAGGCTAAAAACCATTAGACAACGGGGTGGGCTGGAAGCAGCAGCGCTTCCTGCCTCCTGGCGTTGCGGCACCAGCGAGTCAGTCACCAGCTCTGACTTTCCGGTTGCCAAAGGTGAGACGACAACGGGGCATTGATTGCATTTCACTGCTGAGGTCGCAGAAAACTCCAGCACCGCCTCAGCcgagaccaccccccccccccacctgtgccAGACGGAAGGAGCTCAGCGGGAAGGCTGCAGGCTCGTTTTCCAACTTGCACCTTGCTTTGGTCAGTACATGATCCCAGCCATGGACCCAACCGCTTGGACGTCAGCTAGGCTCCTGCTAGCTGACGTTATTCACTCTAAGCACCTCAGCAAACATTTCTGTTTCTCTCAAGCACTGATaggcaacacttttttttttcttttggggggggggggggggggaaagagggcgGCAGTTTCTTCCCTCTCAATTGGACTTCTGACTCAAATCGGGGTCCGCCTCGGCCGGGACTACGGCCTCGGCGCCTTCTCCTGCGGTCACGCTGCCTTTCTCCCCAGTTTCATTCTCTTACTCTCCCTTCCTCTATCACTCAGCCCTGGCAGTAATAACGTCTGGTAGGGAATCACATGGCCCCCTGAATCCCCCCCCTGTGCACGTTGCTGTTCTACAACGGCCACGGGGCTGTGAGCGCCAACTCCGCAGCATCCAGGAACCGAACCCAGGACACAAGGAAATCAGGCGGCGCTTCAGGCTGGCCTGGCCCACTTGCATTCCTTCCAAGTGGGATTTTATTCTCAGGTCTGGGAcggaacaaaaaaaatgtaactgaaTACTCTCACTCACTAGAAGCTGAGCGTCCTCTAACTGTCGACACTGCACGTGCAGGACAAAGGGCTCAAATTTCAATACCGCATCTCCACTGGCTCGCTGAAGTGCTGCAATCTAAAGAAAAATTCTGAATGTCTGATTATGGAAGTTGAATTCTGGTTTGGGTCATCCCTTTCTACTGGTAAAAAACCAGCACTCCGTGCGTGTTACAATCAAAAAAAGCATGCCACATCAATAAACACATATAACATAAGAATAGATCATTACATACAAATATATCTTAGCAGTACATCATTCAACACAATATCAAACTAAATCAGCCTTAAATGAGCactgaaataaaatgtattaatattataaaataaaatcgCAAAtgtcaaatgcatgcaaaacccTTCCCTCACATCcttactccaaaaaaaaaaaaaaaaaaattggaactaTATAATCTCCCAACCATCTGCTCTCCACCCACTAACTTAGTATTTACATCAGTAAATTCTAGCTAATAAATTTATTTCATAACATGTACAGATGTACAAAACTTCCCACACATCTCGCCAATCAAAAAATAACTTCAGAGACAAACAATGAGGGAAGTAGGAGAAAACCGTACAGCACCTCATGCTCTACAGGTCTAGGACACAAACTTTTTAAGCCCTAagtggttgattttaaaaggtgcgcgcggttcctggcatgcacatggacgcggctattttataacctgctcgTCGGCACGCGCGTATTATAAACTAACTTTCCCATGCGCAAATGCGTGCTGGACTTTAAATTCcgcgtgtgcatgtgcgggcagtTCAGGACGCACGtgcgggagggggggatttaaaacGCAACGCACAGCAACACAAGTAGACCTTCCCcgtgggactgggagggaacttccctataccctgcctaacctttcccctcatcaccccgacccctaaacccctacctagctactcatgggttttttgttttattatttactgaTCCTTCAGAGAAGACGTAAGCTTCGTGCGCTGGCCGGGTGCCGGTAAGCGCTTCCCCGGaacagcgtctaatggcgctgtcccagcccgcccctccccacccaggccacgctcccggcccaccccttttagcTGGCCCGCcacttctgcgcatatcgggggatacgcgcgtGGTCGggccccttttgaaaatgcgcgtggTGCGCGCATAGGGCCCAGCCCCACCCATAACCCCTGaattttacgcgcgcagggcttttaaaattcaggtgTAAATGTTTGGAAGGCCCAAACCCTTCCGGTTGCTGCATTTATATGTCTAATCTGTTCCTTCTCCTCACCCTCTAATACACTGTGAAGATAAATTTAACACTGTCACATCTTTCGGATCAGCGATGACTGTAAACGTTTGCAGGAGAAGCCGTTACCAAATGCTtgcataaaaggaaaagaaatcttaCCACATCATCCTTCTGGCACTTCTGATGTGTAACAAGTAGCCAAGAGCAATTCTTTTTCTTCACTTCAAAATCATGGCTGCactaatttaaaatgaaataaaaataaattaatatataatcAATAGCGAATTGTGTATTCTTAATTAATGAACCAATGATCTGGAACAACTTCCTAGCCCCTACAAATCATTCTCACTTTTTTCTCTCCTGTCACTAGAACAGCCAGAAAACTGGCACGGGCAGAATGCTCCAATCTGGGCAGAATAAAATGAACAAAGGGATGAGGGTTATGACAGGCATGGGcaaaaattttgccacctgagatCAGGGTACAAAACTCTGCCCGAAACCTGGGCAACAGCCGGTCAGGCAGGATTTTCTCAACTTGGATGAACAAAGGGCAGATAAATAAAGGctccagaagagaaaaaaaataaatcactgtcCAATGCTATTCCAATTATGAACTGTAAAGGGTCGATTTTAAGAGGCGTGTACGCGGTTCTCGGCaagcgcacatggacgtgccgattttataaacatgcatgtGTCAgcgcatgcgtgttataaaatacgtttccCGCATGTACGTGTGTGCTGGAATTTAATGTCTGCCCGCGCATGTATGGGTGGGTGGCCACCtccgcgtgggggggggggggggggggagatttttaaaattctgcgcgGCGACACGATTCGGCTTCTTCctagctccctcccagtccgctccaattaagggaacttccctatgcGCCTTGTGCGCGAACAAAgatctacccctttgtttttaaaattctcttttaCTGAATCAGTTCTTCGGCTGTTCCAGCTCTATTTGTGCACTATATGTAGCAGTGCAAAATCTGCATGCTCCCCATTTCACATGGACTCTTATGGAGGGAGGATCTCACTAGGGGTCTACAGACTA contains these protein-coding regions:
- the TYW3 gene encoding tRNA wybutosine-synthesizing protein 3 homolog isoform X2, encoding MWRDDAKEITYVFGSSTFNMAASWGGRCMLLTSSFLARLMCCFSVLLVYPMEISEVFKKRKEQCLSRADLSRKGNVDADIVSLVRFINERDPFFTTSSCSGRVTLIDGCSHDFEVKKKNCSWLLVTHQKCQKDDVHSVALNAGFRNSGITVGKKGKTVMAVRSTHGLEVPLSRMGKLLVNEEYIEFVVQIANGKLEENTKRIERFYSCLQSALRSEGILGKSVLEVQGSRSVYTRRRKKQARKNDGARASPEDGERAGEEELEFDPAIFGKLRL
- the TYW3 gene encoding tRNA wybutosine-synthesizing protein 3 homolog isoform X3; the encoded protein is MWRDDAKEITYVFGSSTFNMAASWGGRCMLLTSSFLARLMCCFSVLLVYPMEISEVFKKRKEQCLSRADLSRKGNVDADIVSLVRFINERDPFFTTSSCSGRVTLIDGCSHDFEVKKKNCSWLLVTHQKCQKDDVIAALQRASGDAVLKFEPFVLHVQCRQLEDAQLLHSVALNAGFRNSGITVGKKGKTVMVLQLLAVCFEKRRHSWEIGAGSPGLEIRVYPQEEKASKEKRWRTRFPGGRGACWRRGTGI
- the TYW3 gene encoding tRNA wybutosine-synthesizing protein 3 homolog isoform X1 — protein: MLLTSSFLARLMCCFSVLLVYPMEISEVFKKRKEQCLSRADLSRKGNVDADIVSLVRFINERDPFFTTSSCSGRVTLIDGCSHDFEVKKKNCSWLLVTHQKCQKDDVIAALQRASGDAVLKFEPFVLHVQCRQLEDAQLLHSVALNAGFRNSGITVGKKGKTVMAVRSTHGLEVPLSRMGKLLVNEEYIEFVVQIANGKLEENTKRIERFYSCLQSALRSEGILGKSVLEVQGSRSVYTRRRKKQARKNDGARASPEDGERAGEEELEFDPAIFGKLRL